In Thauera sp. JM12B12, one DNA window encodes the following:
- a CDS encoding SLC13 family permease produces the protein MTAYLVLASLAVLLALLLSGRFKPASLFVSWAVGYHLLIGTDEKSFLASYVNPGVVTLALLLMVSLVLERAPLLDALPARLLRGRPTFAVLRLTGFTAIASAFINNTAIVAALLGTLARQRHLPPSRVLLPLSYAAILGGITTLIGTSTNLVVNAFAVEAGLPPMGMFDLAWAGVPIAVVCLIVLAIGSRYLPLHQGRAEAQAQRYFLEARVMPGAPLVGRTIEQNRLRQLDGLYLVEIVRNAHLISPASPSEILQADDRLIFTGEIAKVSTLQRFPSLQLFGHQSGALLHSNLVEVVITGESELDGRTLRDLDFRTMFDAGVVGIRRGNQQLSGQLGRIVLHAGDCLLLATGADFGQHRNLDRNFVIVSGAPVRPRLSARQSLLAFAGFFAVIALAALERLPLLPGLLMLTGLFIASGLLEVAEMRRRFPFELVLIIGSALSIARVMEDSGAAGLIVQSMSAVSAGHGVWGAFIGAYLITLLLTEVLTNNAAAALGFPIALAAARAFDADPTPFIMIVCYGASAGFLVPFGYQTHLMVFSTGHYRAVDFVRLGLPITLAYSAVALTVVPYLFPLYP, from the coding sequence ATGACGGCCTATCTCGTCCTCGCTTCCCTCGCCGTCCTGCTCGCACTGCTGTTGAGCGGCCGCTTCAAGCCCGCGAGCCTGTTCGTCAGCTGGGCGGTCGGCTATCACCTGCTGATCGGGACGGACGAGAAGAGCTTTCTCGCCAGCTACGTGAATCCGGGCGTGGTCACGCTGGCGTTGCTGCTGATGGTCTCGCTGGTGCTCGAGCGCGCGCCCTTGCTCGACGCCTTGCCGGCGCGCCTCCTGCGCGGACGTCCGACGTTCGCCGTGTTGCGCCTGACCGGCTTCACCGCGATCGCGTCGGCCTTCATCAACAACACCGCGATCGTCGCCGCGCTGCTCGGCACCCTGGCCCGGCAACGCCACCTCCCGCCCTCGCGCGTCCTGCTGCCGCTGTCGTACGCCGCGATACTGGGTGGCATCACCACCTTGATCGGCACGTCCACCAACCTCGTCGTGAACGCCTTTGCCGTCGAAGCCGGGCTGCCGCCGATGGGAATGTTCGACCTCGCCTGGGCAGGGGTGCCGATCGCGGTCGTATGCCTGATCGTGCTCGCCATCGGCAGCCGCTACCTTCCGCTTCATCAGGGCCGCGCCGAGGCGCAGGCCCAGCGCTACTTCCTCGAAGCACGGGTGATGCCGGGCGCGCCGCTGGTCGGACGCACGATCGAACAGAACCGGCTGCGCCAGCTCGATGGCCTGTACCTGGTCGAGATCGTTCGCAACGCTCACCTCATATCACCCGCGAGTCCGAGCGAGATCCTGCAGGCGGACGACCGCCTGATCTTCACCGGCGAGATCGCAAAGGTATCGACCCTGCAACGATTCCCCAGCCTGCAACTTTTCGGCCATCAGAGTGGCGCGCTGCTGCACTCGAATCTCGTCGAGGTCGTGATCACCGGCGAATCGGAACTCGACGGGCGCACCCTGCGCGATCTGGATTTCCGCACCATGTTCGACGCGGGGGTGGTCGGCATCCGCCGTGGCAACCAGCAGCTCTCGGGTCAGCTGGGGCGGATCGTCCTGCACGCCGGCGACTGCCTTCTGCTTGCCACCGGGGCGGACTTCGGCCAGCACCGCAACCTCGACCGCAACTTCGTCATCGTCAGCGGCGCCCCCGTAAGGCCCCGTTTGAGCGCGCGTCAGAGCCTCCTGGCCTTTGCCGGCTTCTTCGCCGTGATCGCGCTGGCAGCGCTCGAGCGCCTGCCGCTGCTGCCGGGGCTGCTGATGCTGACCGGGCTGTTCATCGCGTCCGGCCTGCTGGAGGTGGCGGAGATGCGTCGGCGCTTTCCCTTCGAACTGGTGCTGATCATCGGATCGGCGCTGAGCATTGCGCGCGTCATGGAGGATTCGGGCGCCGCCGGGCTGATCGTGCAGTCGATGAGCGCGGTGTCCGCCGGCCATGGGGTCTGGGGCGCCTTCATCGGGGCCTATCTGATCACGCTGCTCCTGACCGAGGTGCTCACCAACAACGCCGCCGCCGCGCTCGGCTTTCCGATCGCCCTGGCGGCCGCACGGGCCTTCGACGCCGATCCGACGCCCTTCATCATGATCGTCTGCTACGGCGCGAGCGCCGGCTTCCTCGTTCCTTTCGGCTATCAGACGCACCTGATGGTGTTCTCCACCGGGCACTACCGCGCGGTGGACTTCGTACGTCTGGGCCTGCCCATCACGCTGGCCTACAGCGCCGTCGCGCTGACGGTCGTCCCCTACCTGTTTCCCCTGTACCCCTGA
- the cofD gene encoding 2-phospho-L-lactate transferase, translating into MSAPSILALSGGVGGAKLADGLLHAAGRGRLTVAVNTGDDFTHLGLHVSPDIDTALYTLADLANPETGWGRRDETWTFMDALARLGGETWFRLGDGDLATHVERTRRLAAGEPLSAIVADFARRFGIEADIVPMSDQPVRTRVRTDEGTFDFQDYFVRQQCRPVTRAVEFVFAPDTRPCAALEAALADEALGAILICPSNPYLSIAPILAVPGLRALLRARSVPIVAVSPLVGGAAVKGPTAKIMSELGVPVSADEIVRHYGDLLDGFVLDARDAHLRVRIGVPVQVTDTLMLTPADRIRVAQETLAFAATLPPRP; encoded by the coding sequence ATGAGCGCACCCAGCATCCTTGCCCTGAGCGGCGGCGTCGGTGGCGCCAAGCTCGCCGATGGACTGCTGCACGCGGCCGGCCGCGGGCGGCTCACGGTCGCAGTCAATACCGGCGACGACTTCACCCACCTCGGCCTGCACGTCTCGCCCGACATCGACACCGCGCTCTACACCCTCGCCGACCTCGCCAACCCCGAGACCGGCTGGGGCCGGCGCGACGAGACCTGGACCTTCATGGATGCGCTCGCCCGCCTGGGCGGCGAGACCTGGTTCAGGCTCGGCGACGGCGACCTCGCTACTCATGTCGAGCGCACCCGCCGGCTCGCGGCGGGCGAGCCGCTGTCGGCCATCGTCGCCGACTTCGCGCGCCGCTTCGGCATCGAGGCCGACATCGTGCCAATGTCCGACCAGCCGGTGCGCACCCGGGTGCGGACGGACGAAGGCACGTTCGACTTCCAGGACTATTTCGTCCGCCAGCAATGCCGGCCGGTGACGCGCGCAGTCGAGTTCGTGTTCGCGCCCGACACGCGACCCTGCGCCGCGCTCGAGGCGGCGCTCGCCGACGAGGCGCTGGGCGCTATCCTGATCTGCCCGTCCAACCCCTATCTGAGCATCGCCCCCATCCTCGCCGTGCCCGGCCTGCGTGCGCTGCTGCGCGCGCGCAGCGTGCCGATCGTCGCGGTGTCGCCGCTGGTCGGTGGCGCCGCGGTGAAGGGGCCGACCGCGAAGATCATGAGCGAGCTGGGCGTGCCGGTGAGCGCGGACGAGATCGTCCGCCACTACGGCGATCTGCTCGACGGCTTCGTGCTCGATGCGCGCGACGCGCACCTGCGCGTGCGGATCGGCGTGCCGGTGCAGGTGACCGACACGCTGATGCTGACGCCGGCCGACCGCATCCGCGTCGCGCAGGAGACCCTGGCCTTCGCCGCCACCCTGCCGCCCAGGCCCTGA
- the cofC gene encoding 2-phospho-L-lactate guanylyltransferase, with protein sequence MSCWAVVPLKARRSGKTRLSGLLDEAARATLVQSMLETVLSALSAAQEIDRIAVVSSEPERIPAGVLALPDPGEGLNPALHAAADRLLDHGARSLLVIHADLPLVRASDIDQFVRAGRRQGMALATDRHGTGTNALFVADGLDFPFRFGTDSLSRHLAEARLRRITPALPALNGLAIDIDTPADLACLWPAAAAPFTPSRWSPMPCTTSL encoded by the coding sequence ATGAGCTGCTGGGCCGTGGTTCCGCTCAAGGCGCGCCGCTCCGGCAAGACGCGGCTGTCCGGCCTGCTCGACGAGGCCGCCCGTGCCACGCTGGTGCAGTCGATGCTCGAGACCGTGCTGTCGGCGCTGTCGGCGGCGCAGGAGATCGATCGCATCGCCGTGGTCAGCAGCGAACCCGAGCGGATCCCCGCCGGCGTGCTCGCCCTGCCCGACCCCGGCGAGGGCCTGAATCCGGCGCTGCACGCCGCCGCCGACAGGCTGCTCGACCACGGTGCCCGTTCGCTGCTGGTCATCCACGCCGACCTGCCGCTGGTGCGCGCGAGCGACATCGACCAGTTCGTGCGCGCCGGCCGCCGCCAGGGCATGGCGCTGGCGACCGACCGCCACGGCACCGGCACCAACGCGCTGTTCGTGGCGGATGGCCTCGACTTCCCCTTCCGCTTCGGCACCGACAGCCTGTCGCGCCATCTGGCCGAAGCCCGCCTGCGCCGGATCACGCCCGCCCTGCCCGCGTTGAACGGCCTCGCCATCGACATCGACACCCCTGCCGACCTCGCCTGCCTGTGGCCGGCCGCCGCAGCGCCCTTCACGCCTTCCCGCTGGAGCCCGATGCCATGCACGACCTCACTCTGA
- the cofE gene encoding coenzyme F420-0:L-glutamate ligase, with translation MGRRLCFEALSGIPEIRPGDALAPLIVAALAENGCALGSDSIVVVAQKIVSKSEGRFAWLDEVVPSDKAQELARITGKDARLVELTLYESTRVLRAVPGVLIVRHRLGYVMANAGIDMSNVPGEADRERALLLPLDPDASAAALREALRVATGQAVGVIVSDSFGRPWRNGVVNVALGSAGIPALIDRRGDTDRHGRTLQITQTAFADAVAAGAAVVMGEGDEGMPVVVASGFMPAAPETDCRALVRPIDTDLFQ, from the coding sequence ATGGGACGCCGGCTGTGTTTCGAAGCGCTTTCCGGCATCCCCGAGATCCGGCCCGGCGACGCACTGGCGCCGCTGATCGTCGCGGCGCTGGCGGAAAATGGCTGTGCGCTGGGCAGCGACAGCATCGTCGTGGTGGCACAGAAGATCGTGTCGAAGTCGGAAGGCCGCTTCGCCTGGCTCGATGAGGTCGTCCCTTCCGACAAGGCGCAGGAGCTCGCCCGCATCACCGGCAAGGATGCGCGCCTGGTCGAGCTGACGCTGTACGAATCGACGCGCGTGCTGCGCGCGGTGCCGGGCGTGCTGATCGTGCGTCATCGCCTGGGCTACGTGATGGCCAATGCCGGCATCGACATGTCCAACGTCCCCGGCGAGGCCGACCGCGAGCGCGCCCTGCTGCTGCCGCTCGACCCGGACGCCTCGGCCGCCGCGCTGCGCGAGGCCTTGCGCGTGGCCACCGGGCAGGCGGTGGGCGTGATCGTCAGCGACAGCTTCGGCCGCCCATGGCGCAACGGCGTGGTGAACGTGGCGCTCGGTTCGGCCGGCATCCCGGCGCTGATCGACCGCCGCGGCGACACCGACCGCCACGGCCGCACGCTGCAGATCACCCAGACCGCCTTTGCCGATGCGGTGGCCGCCGGCGCCGCGGTGGTGATGGGCGAAGGCGACGAGGGCATGCCGGTGGTGGTCGCCAGCGGCTTCATGCCGGCCGCGCCCGAGACGGACTGCCGGGCGCTGGTGCGCCCGATCGACACGGACCTCTTCCAATGA